A single window of Methylocella tundrae DNA harbors:
- a CDS encoding NUDIX hydrolase, translated as MNSDGARIEDIEDIAIEVRERLWPFAIDESEAIDRHWDKLRAKNPRLFNGRVFLNFERREETVGVRRTLRGAAAAVDYKAFLAWRDFGFPDSNVRNCFAMAALRSADGAFLLGRMNDLTANSGKIYFPAGTPDPSDVRDGALDLEGSVSRELLEETGLGADEVDFAPGWTVVFEGPRIACMKLTRSRLRAAEIEARFQAFIALQAEPELVALHPVFSVCDLDEERMPDFTLRYLRHALERYRAS; from the coding sequence ATGAACTCTGACGGGGCCCGGATCGAAGACATCGAAGACATCGCTATCGAGGTGCGCGAGCGGCTCTGGCCCTTCGCCATCGACGAGAGCGAGGCGATCGACCGTCATTGGGACAAATTGCGCGCGAAGAATCCGCGTCTCTTCAATGGCCGCGTCTTTCTCAACTTTGAGCGGCGTGAAGAGACCGTGGGCGTCCGGCGCACCCTGCGAGGCGCCGCGGCCGCCGTCGACTACAAGGCGTTTCTGGCCTGGCGCGATTTCGGCTTTCCCGATTCAAATGTGCGCAATTGCTTCGCCATGGCGGCGTTGCGCTCGGCTGACGGCGCCTTCTTGCTCGGACGAATGAACGACCTGACCGCAAACAGCGGAAAAATCTATTTTCCAGCAGGGACGCCCGACCCCAGCGACGTCAGGGACGGAGCGCTCGATCTCGAAGGCAGCGTCTCGCGTGAGTTGCTGGAGGAAACCGGCCTCGGCGCCGATGAGGTTGATTTCGCGCCGGGATGGACCGTCGTCTTCGAGGGTCCGCGCATCGCCTGCATGAAGCTGACCCGCTCCCGACTGCGCGCGGCTGAAATAGAGGCGCGATTTCAGGCCTTCATCGCGCTGCAGGCGGAGCCCGAACTCGTCGCGCTGCACCCTGTTTTTTCGGTGTGCGACCTCGACGAGGAACGGATGCCCGATTTCACGCTGCGCTATTTGCGTCATGCGCTCGAACGCTATCGGGCGTCGTAA
- a CDS encoding DUF2478 domain-containing protein, producing MSGRASSDVNTLAALVFEDSEAANRIVEAFARDVSLAGHRIGGVIQIADATQACDCRDTLLYDVETGERVSILQDLGRQSQSCRVDTSAIAHAAHLIATALERSPDLLFINRFGKLEIEGNGLLSEIGAAAVAGIPTLVCVPARFLEAWRRFTMGFDEELPCSAEALQQWWSTVKQRSAPTPVSIDASSG from the coding sequence ATGAGCGGACGCGCTTCTTCAGACGTCAACACACTGGCGGCGCTGGTGTTTGAGGACAGCGAAGCGGCGAACCGCATCGTCGAGGCTTTCGCGCGCGATGTTTCCCTCGCCGGCCATCGCATCGGCGGCGTGATCCAGATCGCCGACGCCACGCAAGCCTGCGATTGCCGCGACACGCTTCTCTATGACGTCGAGACCGGCGAGCGCGTCTCGATCCTGCAGGATCTTGGCCGTCAGTCACAATCCTGCCGCGTCGACACATCGGCGATCGCACATGCCGCCCATCTGATCGCGACGGCGCTCGAAAGATCGCCGGACCTTCTATTCATTAATCGTTTCGGCAAGCTGGAAATCGAGGGCAACGGTCTCCTTTCGGAAATTGGCGCGGCGGCCGTCGCTGGAATTCCGACGCTGGTCTGCGTCCCGGCGCGCTTTCTTGAAGCCTGGCGTCGCTTCACCATGGGCTTCGACGAGGAACTGCCCTGTTCCGCCGAGGCTTTGCAGCAATGGTGGAGCACGGTGAAACAGCGCTCCGCTCCCACGCCAGTCAGCATTGATGCGTCTTCCGGATGA
- a CDS encoding sulfurtransferase TusA family protein produces the protein MTIQSTSTALDLRGLRCPLPALRTRKALRGLSSGDLLVVECTDPLAAIDIPHLLRETGDLLERQENIGGATIFHIRRTHL, from the coding sequence ATGACGATCCAATCGACTTCAACGGCTCTTGATCTGCGCGGACTGCGCTGTCCGCTGCCGGCGCTGCGCACGCGAAAAGCTTTGCGCGGGCTGAGCAGCGGCGATCTGCTGGTCGTCGAATGCACCGATCCGCTCGCGGCCATCGATATCCCTCACCTCTTGCGTGAGACTGGCGACCTCCTGGAGCGCCAGGAAAATATCGGCGGCGCGACGATTTTTCATATCAGGCGGACGCATTTATGA
- the mobB gene encoding molybdopterin-guanine dinucleotide biosynthesis protein B, which translates to MRVIGLAGWSGAGKTTLIVKLIPCLIARGFSVSTLKHAHHGFDVDQPGKDSYAHREAGASEVLVASANRWALMHELRGGDEPRLGALLAHMSPVDFVLVEGYKRDPLGKIEVHRLANGKALLYPDDPSIKAFVSDAGGEGLLLPYADLNDVEAVATLVERLAAPLGETIARLERGALDF; encoded by the coding sequence ATGCGCGTCATTGGCCTTGCCGGATGGAGCGGCGCGGGCAAGACGACCTTGATCGTCAAGCTCATCCCTTGCCTGATCGCGCGCGGCTTTTCGGTCTCGACGCTGAAACATGCGCATCATGGCTTCGATGTCGATCAGCCGGGCAAGGATTCCTATGCGCACCGCGAGGCAGGCGCGAGCGAGGTTCTCGTCGCCTCCGCCAATCGCTGGGCTTTGATGCATGAACTGCGAGGCGGCGATGAGCCGCGGCTCGGCGCTTTGCTCGCGCATATGAGCCCCGTCGATTTCGTTTTGGTCGAGGGTTACAAGCGCGACCCCCTTGGCAAGATCGAGGTGCATAGACTGGCCAACGGCAAAGCTCTGCTTTATCCAGATGATCCCAGCATCAAGGCCTTCGTAAGCGATGCGGGCGGCGAGGGCTTGCTTCTTCCCTATGCCGATCTCAACGACGTCGAGGCGGTGGCGACGCTCGTCGAGCGTTTGGCCGCGCCGCTCGGCGAAACGATTGCAAGGCTCGAGCGCGGCGCTCTGGATTTCTAA
- the glp gene encoding gephyrin-like molybdotransferase Glp, translating into MAQLSKDSFAADDRLMTVDEAVAAIFARMPCIEDVEPVSLIEAEGRVLAQDLIAPRDLPGFDNSAVDGFAVRFDDLAPAVETVLDLGGRAAAGHALAITDCRTAAGFAGKAVRIFTGAAMPEGMDTVFMQEDCQRISDGRVSLPPGLSRGANRRLRGEDISVGETALRAGRRLRPEDLGLAAALGLDRLGVRRRLKVAIFSTGDEIVSPGEPLKPSAVYDANRFLLQGLLRRQGVSVTDLGVLADDTAEIRSAIRAAAREHDLVLTSGGVSMGEEDHVKAAICDEGALVFWRLAIKPGRPVAMGVIEGVPFVGLPGNPVAVFIAFAFIARPLIAALSGAEFEPERRFPVKSGFAYKKKAGRREYVRVVVLTDSTGAMVAEKYGVEGAAVLTSLTRTHGLVELPEDVVKVAPGDVINFIDYDLIR; encoded by the coding sequence ATGGCTCAACTCAGCAAGGATAGCTTTGCGGCCGACGACAGGCTGATGACGGTCGACGAGGCTGTGGCGGCCATATTCGCGCGCATGCCGTGCATTGAGGACGTCGAACCCGTTTCTCTGATCGAAGCTGAGGGCCGGGTGCTGGCGCAAGATCTCATCGCGCCGAGGGATTTGCCAGGCTTCGACAATTCGGCCGTGGACGGCTTCGCCGTGCGCTTCGACGATTTGGCGCCAGCGGTTGAGACCGTGCTCGATCTCGGCGGAAGGGCGGCGGCGGGCCATGCGCTTGCGATTACCGATTGCCGGACGGCTGCGGGTTTCGCTGGAAAGGCGGTGCGGATCTTCACAGGCGCCGCCATGCCGGAGGGGATGGACACGGTTTTCATGCAGGAAGACTGCCAGCGCATCAGCGATGGGCGCGTCAGCCTGCCGCCCGGCCTTTCGCGCGGCGCCAACCGTCGCCTGCGTGGCGAAGACATCAGCGTCGGCGAGACCGCGCTTCGGGCAGGCAGGCGTCTGCGCCCGGAAGATCTAGGCCTTGCCGCCGCGCTCGGCCTCGACCGCCTTGGCGTCCGACGCAGACTGAAGGTTGCGATTTTTTCCACCGGCGATGAAATCGTTTCGCCCGGCGAGCCATTGAAGCCGTCCGCTGTTTATGACGCCAATCGCTTTCTGCTGCAGGGCTTGCTGCGCCGCCAGGGCGTGTCGGTCACCGACCTTGGCGTTCTCGCCGATGACACAGCGGAAATCCGCTCGGCGATCCGCGCCGCTGCGCGCGAGCATGATCTCGTGCTGACTTCGGGCGGCGTCTCCATGGGCGAAGAAGATCACGTCAAGGCGGCGATTTGCGACGAGGGCGCGTTGGTGTTCTGGCGGCTCGCCATCAAACCGGGGCGCCCCGTCGCAATGGGCGTCATCGAAGGCGTCCCCTTCGTCGGGCTGCCGGGCAATCCGGTTGCGGTTTTCATCGCCTTCGCCTTTATCGCGCGTCCACTGATCGCGGCTCTATCTGGCGCTGAATTCGAGCCGGAGCGCAGGTTTCCGGTGAAGTCGGGTTTCGCTTATAAGAAGAAAGCCGGCCGGCGCGAATATGTCCGTGTTGTCGTGCTCACGGATTCGACGGGAGCGATGGTGGCGGAGAAATATGGCGTCGAAGGCGCGGCGGTTTTGACCTCGCTGACGCGCACGCATGGGCTTGTCGAATTGCCGGAGGACGTCGTCAAAGTCGCCCCCGGAGACGTTATCAACTTCATCGACTACGATCTCATCCGCTGA
- a CDS encoding ABC-F family ATP-binding cassette domain-containing protein: protein MLHINDVTLRLGPRILFDKATAALPDNARIGFVGRNGAGKTTLFRMISGELAPESGTISYPRQMRLGRVEQEAPGGAQTLIDFVLEADLERAALMREAETATDPSRIADIQMRLVDIDAHAAPARAAGILAGLGFDEAAQNRSLSEFSGGWRMRVALAAVLFSAPDLLLLDEPTNYLDLEGTLWLIDYLQRYPATILVISHDRDLLDAVSDHILHLDTAKLTLWRGNYSSFEKQRREQQAILLKHKKKQDDQRKHLQSFVDRFRAKATKAAQAQSRLKMLAKMEPIAAIVDGHILPFHLPSPAKPLSPPIVAMDDASVGYGEVPVLKRLSLNIAEDDRIGLLGSNGNGKSTFAKLVAGRLTAQGGVLRRSSKLDVGFFAQHQVDDLDEKATPYQCVAELMRDSTEAKIRGKCAQFGFPNIKADTKIAQLSGGEKARLLMGLAAFNGPHLLILDEPTNHLDIDSRAALIEAINDFEGAIILVSHDRHLLEACADRLWLVGDGTVKAFDGDMDDYRKYVLDRAGGGNGKAGKKERALELERAPQRQSAPSRKESAPLKKRIWAVEERMRKFQDLIERVDKALAHPASFAKDPAKAAQLSAQRSELEKTLLLAEEEWLELTGQFEAAQTG, encoded by the coding sequence ATGCTTCATATCAACGATGTCACGCTTCGGCTGGGTCCGAGGATTCTGTTCGACAAGGCGACCGCCGCCCTGCCCGACAATGCGCGGATTGGCTTCGTCGGCCGCAATGGCGCCGGGAAGACAACTTTATTCCGTATGATTTCGGGCGAGCTTGCTCCCGAATCAGGAACAATATCCTACCCGCGCCAGATGCGGCTTGGCCGCGTCGAGCAGGAAGCGCCAGGCGGCGCGCAGACGCTGATCGATTTCGTGCTCGAGGCCGACCTCGAACGGGCCGCCTTGATGCGCGAGGCCGAGACGGCGACGGACCCCTCCCGCATCGCCGATATTCAGATGCGGCTTGTCGATATCGACGCTCATGCCGCGCCCGCCCGCGCCGCCGGCATTCTCGCCGGCCTCGGCTTTGACGAGGCGGCGCAAAATCGCTCGCTGTCGGAGTTTTCCGGCGGCTGGCGCATGCGCGTCGCTCTCGCCGCTGTGCTGTTTTCCGCCCCCGATCTGCTGCTGCTCGACGAGCCGACCAACTATCTCGATCTCGAAGGCACGCTCTGGCTGATCGACTATCTGCAGCGCTATCCAGCGACGATCCTCGTCATCAGCCACGACCGCGACCTGCTCGACGCCGTGTCCGACCATATCCTGCATCTCGATACGGCGAAGTTAACGCTCTGGCGCGGCAATTATTCGAGCTTCGAAAAGCAGCGCCGCGAACAGCAGGCAATTTTGCTGAAGCACAAGAAGAAGCAGGACGATCAGCGCAAGCACCTGCAATCATTCGTCGACCGCTTCCGGGCGAAGGCGACCAAAGCGGCGCAGGCGCAATCGCGGCTCAAAATGCTCGCGAAGATGGAGCCGATCGCGGCCATCGTCGACGGCCATATTCTGCCGTTCCACCTGCCCTCGCCGGCCAAACCTTTAAGTCCGCCGATCGTCGCGATGGATGACGCCAGCGTTGGTTACGGCGAAGTTCCGGTGCTGAAGCGGCTGTCTTTGAACATCGCCGAGGACGACCGCATCGGCCTTCTTGGGTCGAATGGCAATGGCAAATCGACCTTCGCCAAGCTCGTCGCTGGCCGGCTTACGGCGCAGGGCGGCGTCCTGCGGCGCTCGTCGAAACTCGATGTCGGATTTTTCGCGCAGCATCAGGTCGATGATCTCGATGAAAAGGCGACGCCCTATCAATGCGTCGCCGAACTCATGCGCGATTCGACCGAAGCCAAAATTCGCGGAAAATGCGCGCAGTTCGGCTTTCCGAACATCAAGGCCGACACAAAGATCGCGCAATTATCCGGCGGCGAGAAGGCGCGGCTCCTGATGGGCCTCGCAGCCTTCAACGGACCGCATCTTCTTATTCTCGATGAGCCGACCAACCATCTCGACATCGACAGCCGCGCCGCGCTGATCGAGGCGATCAATGATTTCGAGGGCGCCATCATCCTCGTCTCGCATGACCGCCATCTGCTCGAGGCCTGCGCGGACCGGCTTTGGCTCGTCGGGGACGGCACGGTCAAGGCGTTCGACGGCGACATGGACGATTACCGGAAATATGTGCTCGATCGCGCCGGCGGCGGCAACGGCAAAGCAGGCAAGAAAGAACGGGCGCTGGAGCTGGAGCGGGCGCCGCAACGGCAGAGCGCGCCAAGCCGCAAAGAGTCAGCGCCGCTGAAGAAGCGCATCTGGGCGGTCGAAGAGAGAATGCGGAAATTCCAGGACCTCATCGAGCGCGTGGACAAGGCTCTCGCCCATCCCGCGAGCTTCGCCAAAGACCCCGCGAAGGCCGCCCAGCTTTCCGCGCAGCGCAGCGAACTCGAAAAAACTCTGCTGCTCGCCGAGGAAGAATGGCTGGAGCTCACCGGCCAGTTTGAGGCGGCGCAGACCGGGTAG